In Geopsychrobacter electrodiphilus DSM 16401, a single window of DNA contains:
- a CDS encoding deoxyribonuclease IV, with product MIVQRPLGCHVSIAGGIDRSIERAAGLQLGAVQIFSKNASRWQAPPLDPDAVERFKFARAKSSIAYMAVHDSYLINLASPDPESWQRSIDAFVDELKRCKTLGIGDLVMHPGSHLGSGESTGLQRVCAALGQALERTGQDVRILLETTAGQGTNLGWRFEHLAEIIATSPYTNLAVCFDSCHVLAAGYDLCSPQAVTAVLNEFDARIGLTRLALFHLNDSIKGCGSRIDRHQHIGRGEIGATGFAALLQDPRVSNVPGVIETPSGTDHCEDHRNLNLLRQLSKEVLA from the coding sequence ATGATCGTTCAACGACCCCTGGGCTGCCATGTCTCAATTGCTGGAGGCATTGACCGAAGCATCGAACGCGCCGCTGGTTTGCAACTCGGCGCCGTTCAGATTTTCAGCAAAAATGCCAGTCGCTGGCAGGCGCCTCCCCTCGACCCTGACGCGGTCGAACGATTCAAATTCGCCCGTGCCAAGTCTTCCATCGCTTACATGGCCGTGCATGACAGCTATCTGATCAACCTGGCCAGCCCCGACCCGGAAAGTTGGCAGCGTTCGATTGACGCCTTTGTCGATGAACTGAAGCGCTGCAAGACCCTCGGCATTGGCGACCTGGTGATGCATCCGGGCTCACATCTCGGAAGCGGAGAGAGCACCGGGCTGCAGAGGGTCTGTGCCGCCCTGGGGCAGGCCCTTGAACGCACCGGGCAGGATGTGCGAATTCTGCTTGAAACAACCGCCGGACAAGGGACAAATCTGGGCTGGCGGTTCGAGCACCTGGCCGAAATTATTGCTACCAGCCCTTATACCAACCTCGCGGTCTGTTTCGACAGCTGTCACGTGCTTGCCGCCGGCTATGACCTGTGCAGTCCACAGGCGGTCACAGCGGTGCTAAATGAGTTTGACGCTCGAATCGGACTCACCAGACTCGCCCTGTTCCACCTGAACGACAGTATCAAGGGCTGCGGTTCACGCATTGACCGGCACCAGCATATCGGACGAGGAGAGATCGGCGCGACGGGCTTCGCAGCCCTGTTGCAAGATCCACGCGTAAGTAATGTTCCCGGCGTCATCGAGACCCCGAGTGGAACCGACCACTGTGAGGACCATCGCAACCTCAACCTGTTGCGTCAGCTCAGCAAAGAGGTATTGGCATGA
- the trxA gene encoding thioredoxin has translation MAGDKVLEFTDNNFEAEVLKSSQPVLVDFWATWCAPCKAIAPVVDELAGVYDGRVKIGKVNVDENQATPGQYGVRGIPTLILFKDGQVVDQLVGAVPRSQLEALLEKAL, from the coding sequence ATGGCAGGAGATAAGGTGCTCGAATTTACCGATAACAACTTCGAAGCAGAGGTGCTGAAATCCTCTCAACCGGTACTGGTCGATTTCTGGGCGACTTGGTGTGCCCCCTGCAAGGCGATTGCTCCGGTGGTGGATGAACTGGCTGGTGTCTACGATGGTCGGGTAAAAATCGGTAAGGTCAATGTAGATGAGAATCAGGCGACTCCGGGGCAGTATGGTGTCCGCGGTATTCCGACGCTGATTTTGTTTAAGGACGGTCAGGTGGTTGATCAGTTGGTCGGTGCCGTTCCGCGCAGCCAACTCGAGGCCTTGCTTGAAAAGGCGCTCTAA
- a CDS encoding hydroxyacylglutathione hydrolase family protein, translating into MLEVLQIPAGPMDNFAYLVFCPQTRRAVVVDPSFAPQVVLAAAYERQLQIVGLLNTHGHHDHIAGNDEILAAVMVPHWGHPFDLPAAKEALLEGTIVPVGEGGIRVMHTPGHTPGSVVLHTGEGLITGDTLFVGRCGRADLPGSDVNKLYDSLQRIKLLDGALKVYPGHNYGARPISTIADERRENNFLSAPDREAFIHLRMG; encoded by the coding sequence ATGCTTGAAGTGCTGCAAATTCCGGCGGGGCCGATGGATAACTTTGCCTATTTGGTTTTCTGTCCGCAGACGCGCAGGGCGGTTGTGGTTGATCCCTCCTTTGCCCCTCAGGTTGTGCTCGCAGCGGCATACGAACGGCAGTTGCAAATTGTCGGTCTGCTCAATACCCACGGGCACCATGATCATATTGCCGGCAATGATGAGATTCTGGCCGCCGTTATGGTGCCGCACTGGGGACATCCTTTCGACCTGCCGGCTGCCAAAGAGGCTCTATTGGAGGGGACCATCGTCCCCGTGGGGGAGGGAGGTATTCGGGTCATGCATACGCCGGGGCATACACCGGGCTCGGTTGTGCTGCATACGGGAGAGGGTCTAATCACAGGTGACACGCTGTTTGTTGGCCGCTGTGGGCGGGCCGATCTGCCGGGGAGTGATGTCAACAAACTCTATGACAGTTTGCAACGGATCAAGCTTCTGGATGGAGCCCTCAAGGTCTATCCGGGGCACAATTATGGCGCGCGTCCGATCTCGACGATTGCCGATGAGCGGCGCGAGAATAATTTTTTGAGCGCCCCGGATCGTGAAGCATTTATCCATTTGCGGATGGGATAA
- a CDS encoding pyrimidine 5'-nucleotidase gives MKALLFDLDNTLYPADKNLFALIDVRINRYMEEVVGIPKSQVDPLRRQYWQDYGATLQGLIRHYAADAEDYLEYVHRFDIGQRLSPDLELQETLKNLDQPCFVFTNGSRQHAEQVTSALGIRQHFEEIFDIRIADYQPKPSPLPYQQVLKQLCLQGKDCVMIEDSPANLKTAKKFGMTTLLIGPEPAGSFVDAQFSRSAEIGPWLKMRNAQGTTP, from the coding sequence ATGAAGGCCCTGCTGTTTGACCTGGATAACACGCTTTATCCGGCCGATAAGAATCTGTTTGCCCTGATTGATGTCCGCATCAACCGCTATATGGAAGAGGTTGTCGGCATCCCGAAAAGCCAGGTCGACCCTTTGCGCCGTCAGTACTGGCAGGACTATGGTGCCACCTTGCAGGGCCTAATTCGCCATTATGCCGCTGATGCCGAAGACTACCTCGAATACGTTCATCGCTTCGATATCGGACAACGGCTTTCACCCGATCTCGAACTGCAAGAAACACTCAAAAACCTCGATCAACCCTGCTTTGTCTTCACCAACGGCTCGCGTCAGCATGCCGAGCAGGTTACCAGCGCGCTGGGGATTCGTCAGCATTTTGAAGAGATTTTCGATATCCGCATTGCCGACTATCAACCGAAACCGAGCCCTCTCCCCTACCAGCAAGTATTGAAACAGCTGTGCCTGCAGGGAAAGGACTGCGTCATGATCGAAGATTCGCCGGCCAATCTGAAAACCGCCAAAAAGTTCGGCATGACGACACTTCTCATTGGGCCTGAACCAGCAGGGAGTTTCGTTGATGCCCAATTTTCTCGCTCCGCCGAAATAGGTCCCTGGCTCAAAATGCGCAATGCTCAGGGAACAACCCCATGA
- the prmA gene encoding 50S ribosomal protein L11 methyltransferase: MKNDAWILINITIPAPAVDLVCDALSGLGCSGTLVEKRDLDTFTVPDDDFDPNSDLNIQAYFPEDLAQSNLKRQIEQVLDELRPFFTGRHFQVGAQKQVHLEDWAEGWKQHFSTMRIGRNLIIHPSWEAYDPAENEKVLELDPGMAFGTGSHGTTLLCLEGIVDLFDRGESPQSLLDVGTGSGILAMAAAALGADKILACDIDPLACEIATENCRKNQLEARIQITSEPLDQLPGHYNVVVANILAEENIRLADQLVDHLAPGGYLFLSGILQEKEKLVCDGFADQPLELLDVTRQDGWACLTWRRI; this comes from the coding sequence ATGAAAAATGACGCATGGATTCTTATCAATATTACCATCCCCGCACCAGCCGTTGACCTCGTCTGCGATGCCCTGTCAGGTCTCGGCTGCTCTGGCACCCTGGTTGAAAAGCGTGATCTGGATACCTTTACCGTTCCTGATGACGATTTTGATCCCAATAGCGACCTTAATATTCAAGCCTACTTCCCGGAAGATCTAGCCCAGTCAAACCTTAAAAGGCAGATCGAACAAGTGCTGGATGAATTGCGCCCGTTTTTCACCGGGCGACACTTTCAGGTTGGTGCTCAAAAACAGGTTCATCTAGAAGATTGGGCCGAAGGCTGGAAGCAGCATTTTTCGACCATGCGGATCGGACGCAACCTGATTATTCATCCCAGCTGGGAAGCATATGATCCAGCAGAGAATGAAAAAGTCCTTGAACTCGACCCCGGCATGGCTTTCGGCACTGGTAGCCACGGCACAACCCTCCTCTGCCTGGAAGGCATTGTTGATCTCTTCGACCGTGGAGAGTCCCCGCAAAGCCTGTTGGACGTTGGAACCGGGTCAGGCATTCTGGCCATGGCCGCGGCGGCACTCGGCGCTGATAAAATTCTTGCCTGCGACATTGACCCTCTCGCCTGTGAAATCGCCACCGAAAACTGCCGCAAGAATCAACTGGAGGCACGTATTCAAATCACCAGCGAGCCGCTCGACCAACTCCCTGGTCACTATAATGTTGTAGTTGCCAATATCCTGGCCGAAGAAAATATCCGCCTGGCAGATCAACTGGTAGATCATCTGGCCCCGGGTGGGTACCTTTTTCTTTCCGGCATTCTCCAGGAAAAGGAAAAGTTAGTTTGTGACGGTTTCGCCGACCAGCCCCTGGAGCTACTAGACGTGACCCGGCAAGATGGCTGGGCTTGCCTGACCTGGCGACGTATTTAA
- the dapF gene encoding diaminopimelate epimerase, which produces MQFTKMHGAGNDYVYIDGFKQTIIQPSQLATAVSERHFGIGSDGLILILPSSRADLRMQMFNADGSEAEMCGNGLRCVAKYAWDHKLVDRLEIRVETGAGIMPVKMHCGKDQKINKVCVNMGQPHLRRAEIPMTGEANSEALGINIEAGGQVYQGWCLSMGNPHCVIFVDDCDNFPVATVGPLIENHPLFPRRTNVEFVSVISNCELRQRTWERGAGETLACGTGASAVTAAAVLSGRTDRKITNHLKGGPLELEWAADNCIYLTGPAAEVFTGDYPWDPK; this is translated from the coding sequence ATGCAATTTACCAAAATGCACGGCGCGGGGAATGACTACGTGTATATTGATGGCTTTAAGCAGACCATCATACAGCCGTCTCAACTGGCGACAGCGGTCAGCGAAAGACACTTCGGTATCGGCTCAGATGGCCTGATTTTGATTCTCCCCTCCAGCAGAGCAGACCTGCGCATGCAAATGTTCAACGCCGATGGTTCCGAAGCGGAGATGTGCGGTAATGGCCTTCGCTGCGTTGCAAAATACGCCTGGGATCACAAACTGGTTGATCGGCTTGAAATCAGGGTCGAAACCGGGGCAGGGATCATGCCGGTCAAGATGCACTGTGGAAAAGACCAGAAGATCAATAAAGTTTGCGTAAATATGGGACAACCGCATCTGCGGCGAGCCGAAATCCCAATGACTGGAGAAGCAAATTCTGAGGCATTGGGGATCAATATTGAGGCAGGTGGCCAGGTTTATCAAGGCTGGTGCCTGTCGATGGGAAATCCGCACTGCGTCATCTTTGTCGATGACTGCGATAACTTTCCTGTCGCCACGGTCGGACCGCTGATCGAAAATCATCCGCTCTTTCCGCGCCGGACCAATGTCGAATTTGTCAGCGTGATCTCGAATTGTGAACTGCGACAACGTACCTGGGAACGCGGAGCGGGTGAAACCCTGGCCTGCGGGACAGGTGCTTCAGCCGTCACTGCAGCGGCCGTCTTAAGTGGTCGCACCGACCGTAAAATCACCAACCACCTGAAGGGTGGCCCGCTGGAACTTGAATGGGCCGCTGACAACTGTATCTACCTAACGGGTCCGGCGGCCGAGGTCTTCACGGGCGACTACCCCTGGGACCCCAAATGA
- a CDS encoding 16S rRNA (uracil(1498)-N(3))-methyltransferase, protein MRRFFFSQLPPEPGTSFDLPADIFRHISTVLRQTQGYEFELFNGAGGIALCRLETTGQQARVMNLEYQTPPKLRIELIQGLAKGEKLELVLQKGTELGLSKFILTPSARTMVKIPQTRKDGRVERWQKIVHEACRQCGQPFAPAIDISDNLTSALKKATGELKLMLWEEETAPLSELLPIQPPASISVLVGPEGGFSATEAAQAQTAGFKTVRLGPRILRTETAGLAILSILQYIYGDFSQETGSFSSRTHGKELS, encoded by the coding sequence ATGAGGCGCTTCTTCTTCTCACAACTACCGCCTGAGCCAGGAACGAGTTTTGACCTCCCCGCAGATATCTTTCGGCATATCTCAACCGTGTTGCGCCAAACACAGGGTTATGAATTCGAACTTTTTAACGGTGCTGGCGGCATCGCGCTCTGTCGACTTGAAACGACCGGACAACAGGCAAGGGTTATGAATCTTGAGTACCAAACGCCTCCAAAGCTTAGAATTGAATTGATTCAAGGGTTAGCGAAGGGAGAAAAATTGGAGCTCGTTCTGCAAAAAGGGACCGAGCTCGGCTTATCGAAATTTATTTTAACTCCGAGTGCGCGAACAATGGTCAAGATCCCTCAGACCAGAAAAGATGGTCGCGTGGAGCGCTGGCAGAAGATCGTGCACGAAGCCTGCCGTCAATGTGGCCAACCCTTTGCTCCGGCAATCGACATCAGTGACAACCTGACAAGCGCACTTAAAAAGGCCACTGGCGAGTTAAAATTGATGCTCTGGGAAGAAGAAACCGCACCTCTTTCAGAATTACTCCCTATCCAACCCCCGGCGTCCATCAGCGTACTGGTCGGGCCCGAGGGTGGATTTTCGGCCACCGAAGCAGCTCAGGCACAAACCGCCGGATTCAAGACTGTTCGTCTTGGCCCAAGAATTCTACGCACCGAGACTGCCGGGCTTGCCATCCTGTCGATTTTACAATATATTTATGGGGATTTTTCTCAAGAAACCGGCAGCTTTTCATCCAGAACGCATGGAAAGGAATTGTCATGA
- the dtd gene encoding D-aminoacyl-tRNA deacylase has product MRAVIQRVSRAQVHVEGHCIGKIGPGLLILLGVERNDTPAEAEYLATKSAGLRIFEDEAGKMNLSLQETGGAALVVSQFTLLGDCRKGRRPGFSQAALPDLAIPLYEHFILHLQREGVRVETGQFQAEMQVELVNDGPVTLLLDSQRLF; this is encoded by the coding sequence ATGAGGGCGGTTATTCAACGCGTCAGCCGGGCTCAGGTTCATGTTGAGGGGCACTGCATCGGCAAGATTGGCCCAGGGCTATTGATTCTACTTGGTGTAGAGCGAAACGATACCCCTGCCGAGGCTGAATATCTGGCGACTAAATCCGCAGGCTTGAGAATTTTCGAAGACGAGGCCGGAAAGATGAACCTGTCTCTACAGGAGACAGGCGGCGCAGCCTTGGTCGTATCGCAATTCACTCTGCTCGGTGATTGCCGCAAGGGGCGTCGTCCCGGATTTTCACAGGCGGCGCTGCCAGACCTGGCCATTCCGCTCTACGAACACTTCATCCTCCATCTGCAGCGCGAAGGGGTCCGGGTTGAAACCGGCCAATTTCAGGCAGAAATGCAGGTGGAACTGGTCAATGATGGCCCTGTCACCCTGCTGCTTGACAGCCAGAGACTGTTCTGA